A single window of Methylocella tundrae DNA harbors:
- a CDS encoding TMEM175 family protein, with the protein MLVYNIPAAGPLGAAPRWSEILATSGRAISALCLSFFVAALFWFSHHRRLVLGDHETRAALLMNIVFLFTIVCLPATTALYGSKGNVGDVVAIYNGHLALISLFNAALWMTTFETKRKRKQAFRLTFLISPLCAAGILSFSALISLIWPSAAQVLMFTAFLAPLAELAAERRAAILHLPRTGRLAVQLPELFGDGIGVFAVHDKVCDGNGRDVDAFFLEGLEDALRQRANTCLTDAQREIIRVRLKAEAAACEQDGA; encoded by the coding sequence ATGCTCGTGTATAATATTCCGGCGGCCGGCCCCTTGGGCGCCGCACCGCGCTGGTCCGAAATTTTGGCGACCAGCGGCAGGGCGATATCGGCATTATGCCTGAGCTTTTTCGTTGCCGCGCTTTTCTGGTTCAGCCATCACCGCCGCCTTGTCCTGGGCGACCATGAAACCCGCGCGGCGCTTCTCATGAACATCGTCTTCCTGTTTACGATCGTGTGCCTGCCTGCCACAACGGCGCTCTACGGAAGTAAAGGCAATGTTGGCGATGTCGTCGCCATTTACAACGGCCACCTCGCCTTGATCTCGCTCTTTAATGCGGCTTTGTGGATGACGACATTCGAGACGAAACGGAAACGCAAGCAGGCGTTTCGATTGACATTTCTGATCTCTCCACTCTGTGCGGCGGGCATCCTAAGCTTTTCAGCACTGATCTCATTGATTTGGCCGAGCGCTGCTCAAGTACTTATGTTTACGGCATTTTTAGCGCCATTGGCGGAACTTGCCGCCGAACGCCGTGCCGCAATTCTCCACCTGCCACGAACCGGCAGGCTGGCTGTGCAGTTGCCAGAACTGTTCGGCGACGGCATTGGCGTCTTTGCTGTTCATGACAAGGTCTGCGACGGTAACGGTCGCGACGTGGACGCCTTTTTCCTGGAAGGGCTTGAAGATGCCTTGCGCCAGCGCGCGAATACCTGCCTTACCGATGCTCAGAGAGAGATAATCCGGGTGCGGCTGAAGGCCGAAGCCGCCGCCTGTGAACAGGATGGAGCCTGA
- a CDS encoding helix-turn-helix transcriptional regulator, whose amino-acid sequence MHFAAQFRAATGVRPHEHLVRRRIAKAQIMLETTDVPIAGLALTIGFSSQAHFTVVFKRLSGLAPLRWRQVHCLQL is encoded by the coding sequence ATGCATTTCGCGGCGCAGTTTCGCGCAGCCACTGGCGTTCGCCCCCATGAACATCTGGTACGCCGCCGTATTGCGAAAGCGCAGATTATGCTGGAGACAACAGATGTGCCTATTGCTGGGCTGGCCTTGACGATCGGATTCAGTTCCCAGGCGCACTTCACAGTGGTATTCAAACGCCTTTCCGGCCTAGCACCCCTTCGGTGGCGCCAAGTTCATTGCTTACAATTATGA
- a CDS encoding ferredoxin reductase family protein: protein MLNIKRTFWGALILLTVLWLVAEPLVFWPANFFALRASMVQYSGVIAMACMCVAMILALRPRWPESWLGGLDKMYRLHKWFGIAGLVMAVIHWLWVKGPKWAVGFGWLVRPAHGPRFIPGSHAPEFFTTLRGPAGDLGEWAFYAAALLIVLALVQHFPYRLFYKTHRLLAVAYVALAFHAVVLMKFSYWTSPVGLVMALLLAYGALAAVIVLLRRVGANRQVEGRIASIQYYAGVRALETQIDVPRGWPGHKPGQFAFATSDASEGAHPYTIASSWNEDKPRITFITKELGDHTRRLRTMLRVGQVMKIEGPYGCFTFDDDCSRQIWIGGGIGITPFIARMKHIALGPDGSLSGPRAQEIELFHTTADYDEEAMSKLRADARASHVRLHVLLDASHGRLSGERIRALVPDWPKASIWFCGPSSFGEALRRDFAAHGFSVTQRFHQELFAMR from the coding sequence ATGCTGAACATAAAGCGAACTTTTTGGGGCGCGCTGATCCTGCTGACGGTCTTATGGCTTGTCGCGGAACCCCTGGTGTTCTGGCCGGCCAATTTCTTCGCGCTTCGTGCGAGCATGGTGCAGTACAGCGGCGTCATCGCTATGGCCTGCATGTGCGTCGCCATGATTTTGGCGCTGCGACCGCGTTGGCCGGAGTCTTGGCTGGGTGGGCTCGATAAAATGTATCGCCTGCATAAGTGGTTCGGCATCGCTGGCCTTGTCATGGCCGTGATCCACTGGCTGTGGGTGAAGGGTCCCAAATGGGCTGTGGGATTTGGCTGGCTTGTGCGGCCTGCGCATGGACCGAGATTTATTCCGGGGAGCCATGCTCCGGAATTTTTCACGACTCTGCGCGGTCCCGCGGGGGACTTGGGCGAATGGGCATTCTACGCTGCGGCGCTGCTGATCGTGCTGGCGCTTGTTCAACACTTTCCCTACCGGCTGTTTTACAAGACGCACCGGTTGCTGGCGGTGGCGTATGTGGCGTTGGCGTTTCACGCTGTGGTGCTGATGAAGTTCAGCTATTGGACCTCGCCCGTCGGCTTGGTCATGGCGCTCCTGCTGGCCTACGGCGCGTTAGCGGCGGTCATTGTCCTGCTGCGGCGAGTAGGCGCTAATCGGCAGGTTGAAGGCAGGATCGCCTCAATTCAGTATTATGCCGGCGTGCGGGCTCTCGAGACGCAGATCGATGTGCCGCGTGGCTGGCCCGGCCACAAGCCCGGCCAGTTTGCCTTTGCCACCTCGGACGCCTCCGAAGGCGCACACCCCTACACCATCGCCTCGAGCTGGAATGAAGACAAACCGCGGATCACCTTCATCACCAAGGAACTTGGCGACCATACCCGCCGCCTCCGCACGATGCTGCGCGTGGGGCAGGTGATGAAAATTGAGGGGCCATACGGCTGTTTCACCTTCGATGACGACTGCTCGCGCCAGATTTGGATCGGCGGCGGCATCGGGATTACCCCCTTTATCGCGCGCATGAAACATATTGCGCTAGGGCCGGACGGAAGCTTGAGTGGGCCCCGAGCGCAGGAAATTGAGCTGTTTCATACCACCGCCGACTATGACGAGGAAGCCATGAGCAAGTTGAGGGCCGATGCGCGGGCCTCGCACGTTCGCCTGCATGTTCTGCTTGACGCCAGTCACGGTCGCTTAAGCGGCGAACGCATCCGCGCGTTGGTTCCCGACTGGCCCAAGGCCAGCATCTGGTTCTGTGGTCCATCAAGTTTCGGCGAGGCGCTGCGGCGGGACTTTGCCGCGCATGGGTTCTCCGTGACACAGCGTTTCCATCAAGAACTGTTCGCGATGCGGTGA